One genomic segment of Halalkalicoccus tibetensis includes these proteins:
- a CDS encoding AIR synthase family protein, with translation MIGKVDPERLETVFSNTGAPDDDVVVGPAYGEDAAAIRVGEQLLVANTDPVSLAAERIGEIGIHVACNDVAASGGEPRWLTAAVFLPNDDLLEPVVSQLDTAAREAGVAIVGGHTEYAPDRDRPLVCLSCLGLADEYVPTGGADPGDVLVLTKGAGIEGTAILATDFREESGLPREITDRGAALFSELSVLPEARVLREYATAMHDPTEGGLVDGALELAVASGVVARIERDRVPVRGPTRELCAAMGVDPLKMFGSGALLAAIPQGEVDGALTELDERGIEAAAIGEVGAGEPALDLDGERIAEPVRDDLYGLWE, from the coding sequence ATGATCGGGAAAGTCGACCCCGAACGCCTCGAGACGGTCTTCTCGAACACCGGCGCTCCGGACGACGACGTCGTCGTGGGCCCGGCCTACGGCGAGGACGCCGCCGCGATCCGCGTCGGCGAACAGCTGCTGGTCGCCAACACCGATCCCGTCTCGCTGGCCGCCGAACGGATCGGCGAGATCGGGATCCACGTCGCCTGCAACGACGTCGCGGCCTCGGGCGGCGAGCCCCGCTGGCTCACCGCGGCCGTCTTCCTGCCGAACGACGACCTGCTCGAACCCGTCGTCTCGCAGCTCGACACGGCCGCCCGCGAGGCCGGCGTGGCGATCGTCGGCGGCCACACCGAGTACGCCCCGGACCGGGACCGCCCGCTGGTCTGTCTGAGCTGTCTGGGCCTCGCCGACGAGTACGTCCCCACGGGCGGGGCCGACCCGGGCGACGTCCTCGTGCTGACGAAGGGCGCGGGGATCGAGGGCACCGCGATCCTCGCGACGGACTTCCGCGAGGAGTCGGGCCTCCCCCGGGAGATCACCGACCGGGGCGCGGCGCTGTTCTCGGAGCTGAGCGTCCTCCCCGAGGCGCGGGTCCTGCGCGAGTACGCCACCGCGATGCACGACCCCACAGAGGGCGGGCTGGTCGACGGCGCCCTCGAGCTCGCGGTCGCCTCCGGCGTCGTCGCCCGGATCGAGCGCGACCGGGTGCCGGTCAGGGGGCCGACCCGGGAGCTCTGCGCGGCGATGGGCGTCGACCCCCTGAAGATGTTCGGCTCGGGCGCGCTGCTCGCGGCGATCCCTCAGGGAGAGGTCGACGGTGCGCTCACGGAGCTCGACGAACGGGGGATCGAGGCGGCCGCGATCGGGGAGGTCGGGGCGGGCGAGCCCGCCCTCGATCTCGACGGCGAGCGGATCGCCGAGCCGGTCCGCGACGACCTCTACGGGCTCTGGGAGTAG
- a CDS encoding 2-hydroxycarboxylate transporter family protein produces the protein MNETSGEADGDGGGLARAEIAYGIPLYLYLPLLAVVLAAVYTGDLPDDMVGATAFLLVVAGITVFVGDRLPIWRTWFGGGLVLCLVLGLVINYYALIPADAYASIDTFLTEGSNMLDWFIAALIAGSILSMPRSYLVRALPIYAPSVLGGLGFAAVFAYAAGTLLGYGGIQSLLIVLIPVFGGGMGAGGIPLSEIYASGTGTGFDQMFSIIAPAIILGNMVGILFAAIAHRIGTLRPSLSGDGIVMPEGKWKPADGIETPDVDLTEDTIVMGWTIAVGLLVLGYLLENLIPIHPFAIMILLAIGIKVAGVFPERLEEGAGHFYDFMIAGFVGPLLLAIGMSLIDIDVLVETLDPTYFAIVILTVLGGALGAATVGYLFGMYPIEASLCGGLCMVNMGGSGDVATLAAAERMELMAFAQMSSRIGGAMMLLVGQTAVSLWGAFLV, from the coding sequence ATGAACGAAACAAGCGGGGAGGCTGACGGGGACGGAGGGGGACTGGCGAGGGCCGAGATCGCCTACGGGATACCGCTGTATCTCTATCTGCCGCTTCTGGCGGTGGTGCTCGCGGCGGTCTACACGGGCGACCTGCCCGACGACATGGTCGGAGCGACCGCGTTCCTGCTGGTCGTCGCGGGGATCACGGTCTTCGTCGGCGACCGACTTCCGATCTGGCGGACCTGGTTCGGCGGCGGGCTGGTGCTCTGTCTCGTGTTGGGGTTGGTTATCAACTACTACGCGCTGATCCCGGCCGACGCCTACGCGTCGATCGACACGTTCCTCACCGAGGGCTCGAACATGCTCGACTGGTTCATCGCGGCGCTGATCGCGGGCAGCATCCTCTCGATGCCCCGGTCGTATCTGGTGCGGGCGCTGCCGATCTACGCACCCTCCGTCCTCGGGGGGCTCGGCTTCGCCGCCGTCTTCGCGTACGCGGCGGGGACGCTGTTGGGCTACGGCGGGATCCAGTCGCTGTTGATCGTCCTGATCCCCGTCTTCGGCGGCGGGATGGGCGCGGGCGGGATCCCGCTGAGCGAGATCTACGCGAGCGGGACGGGCACCGGCTTCGACCAGATGTTCTCGATCATCGCCCCCGCGATCATCCTGGGCAACATGGTCGGCATCCTCTTCGCCGCGATCGCCCACCGGATCGGGACGCTCCGGCCCTCGCTGAGCGGCGACGGGATCGTCATGCCCGAGGGCAAGTGGAAGCCCGCCGACGGCATCGAGACGCCCGACGTCGACCTCACGGAGGACACGATCGTGATGGGCTGGACGATCGCCGTGGGGCTGTTGGTGCTCGGCTACCTCCTCGAGAACCTGATCCCGATCCACCCCTTCGCGATCATGATCCTGCTCGCGATCGGCATCAAGGTCGCGGGCGTCTTCCCCGAGCGCCTCGAGGAGGGTGCGGGCCACTTCTACGACTTCATGATCGCGGGCTTCGTCGGCCCATTGTTGCTCGCGATCGGGATGTCGCTGATCGACATCGACGTACTCGTCGAGACGCTCGATCCGACGTACTTCGCGATCGTCATCCTCACCGTACTGGGCGGGGCCCTCGGTGCTGCGACCGTCGGCTACCTCTTCGGGATGTACCCCATCGAGGCCTCGCTCTGTGGCGGGCTCTGTATGGTGAACATGGGCGGCTCGGGCGACGTCGCGACCCTCGCCGCGGCCGAGCGCATGGAGCTGATGGCCTTCGCCCAGATGTCCTCGCGGATCGGCGGCGCGATGATGCTCCTGGTCGGCCAGACGGCGGTCTCGCTCTGGGGCGCGTTCCTGGTGTAA
- a CDS encoding DoxX family protein, with product MTDDTPSLLGRLLFGGSLAALAYNNFQEIEGMIGYAESKAVPRADQLVPFASGMLAFGSLAVVFWRVPRLAAGAIAGFLVGVTPLMHDFWNMEGEQRATEQTNFLQNLALLGAALAFLGQADEDSDDA from the coding sequence ATGACTGACGACACCCCGTCGCTGCTCGGACGGCTGCTGTTCGGCGGCAGCCTCGCAGCGCTCGCGTACAACAACTTCCAGGAGATAGAAGGAATGATCGGCTACGCCGAATCGAAGGCCGTCCCCCGGGCCGACCAGCTGGTCCCCTTCGCGAGCGGCATGCTCGCGTTCGGCAGTCTCGCGGTCGTCTTCTGGCGGGTCCCACGACTCGCCGCGGGCGCGATCGCCGGCTTCCTCGTCGGCGTCACCCCGCTGATGCACGACTTCTGGAACATGGAGGGCGAACAGCGCGCCACCGAGCAGACCAACTTCCTGCAGAACCTCGCGCTGCTGGGCGCGGCGCTGGCCTTCCTTGGCCAGGCCGACGAGGATAGCGACGACGCCTAA
- a CDS encoding GAF domain-containing sensor histidine kinase, translating into MAPPVRLAFIGDPGVGEAIDRELGEGVALSTLAPEETVGTAFDCVVSLGWRPDALGDGSRLPTLVLTDDAAAASEGRLAGARVLPTATIDRPEELRAQIEAAAEGEPTPASDRERAPRRPVEDGGVDGGTAVDGPGDGRDAEDDRTRWTLEGLLGATRELMAAEGREEAATVAVSAANRVLGLAHTGVHLADDAGERLEPVAYTEVVEESLGTVPTLERGDCLAWQVLDSGEGRVFEGVQEEEEAHNPETHLRSEMIYPLGEHGVLIVASDSRDAFDDADVYFTELLVETTTAALDRIARESALAGKNARLEEFIGVVSHDLRNPLTVAEGSASLAQETGDLEHLEQVRESHRRMREIIDGLLVLAREGKMVGRRQPVVLGTVAEEAWTNVDTDGATLVVGDDRTVEADRSRLAQLFENAFRNSVEHGSTRSRDPVDPDDSVEHGPTSSRPKADDSVEPCSTCSRDPPDPGDSVEHGSTGDLTVTVEATPTGFAIGDDGPGIDPEERATALEPGYSSEEGTGFGLVIITNIAEGHGWELSLEGSDTGGLRLEFTTDGKGHPDGGR; encoded by the coding sequence ATGGCCCCACCCGTACGGCTGGCGTTCATCGGCGATCCCGGCGTGGGTGAGGCGATCGATCGGGAGCTCGGCGAGGGGGTGGCGCTCTCCACCCTGGCCCCGGAGGAGACGGTGGGCACGGCGTTCGACTGCGTGGTCTCTCTCGGATGGCGGCCCGACGCGCTCGGCGACGGGAGTCGGCTCCCGACGCTCGTCCTGACCGACGACGCGGCGGCGGCCTCGGAGGGGCGGCTGGCCGGCGCGCGGGTCCTGCCGACGGCGACGATCGACCGACCCGAGGAGCTCCGCGCGCAGATCGAGGCCGCCGCGGAGGGGGAACCGACGCCGGCGAGTGACCGGGAACGGGCGCCGCGACGCCCCGTCGAGGACGGGGGTGTCGACGGCGGGACGGCCGTCGACGGTCCGGGGGATGGGCGCGACGCCGAGGACGACCGGACGAGGTGGACGCTCGAGGGGTTGCTCGGGGCGACCCGCGAGCTGATGGCCGCCGAGGGGAGGGAGGAGGCCGCGACCGTCGCGGTCTCGGCGGCGAACCGCGTTCTGGGGCTCGCCCACACCGGCGTTCACCTCGCCGACGACGCCGGCGAGCGGCTCGAACCCGTCGCCTACACCGAGGTCGTCGAGGAGTCGCTGGGGACGGTCCCGACCCTGGAGCGCGGCGACTGTCTCGCCTGGCAGGTCCTCGATTCCGGGGAGGGGCGGGTCTTCGAAGGGGTTCAGGAGGAGGAAGAAGCACACAACCCCGAGACGCATCTCCGCAGCGAGATGATCTACCCGCTCGGCGAGCACGGCGTGCTCATCGTCGCCTCCGATAGCCGGGACGCGTTCGACGACGCGGACGTCTACTTCACCGAGCTGCTCGTCGAGACCACGACGGCCGCGCTCGATCGCATCGCCCGCGAGAGCGCGCTCGCGGGGAAGAACGCCCGCCTCGAGGAGTTCATCGGCGTCGTCTCCCACGACCTGCGCAACCCGCTGACGGTCGCCGAGGGGTCGGCCTCGCTCGCACAGGAGACCGGCGATCTCGAGCATCTCGAACAGGTACGCGAGAGCCACCGGCGGATGCGCGAGATCATCGACGGGCTGTTGGTGCTCGCCCGGGAGGGGAAGATGGTCGGCCGGAGACAGCCGGTGGTGCTCGGTACCGTCGCCGAGGAGGCGTGGACGAACGTCGACACGGACGGCGCGACCCTCGTCGTCGGCGACGACCGGACCGTCGAGGCCGACAGGAGCCGCCTCGCGCAGCTGTTCGAGAACGCCTTTCGGAACAGCGTCGAGCATGGCTCGACTCGCAGCCGGGATCCGGTGGATCCCGACGACAGCGTTGAACACGGTCCAACGAGCAGTCGGCCGAAGGCCGACGACAGTGTCGAGCCATGCTCGACTTGCAGCCGGGATCCACCGGATCCCGGCGACAGCGTCGAACACGGTTCGACGGGCGATCTGACCGTCACCGTCGAGGCCACGCCGACGGGGTTCGCGATCGGCGACGACGGCCCCGGAATCGACCCCGAGGAGCGTGCGACTGCGCTCGAACCCGGCTACAGCAGCGAGGAGGGGACCGGCTTCGGGCTGGTCATCATCACGAACATCGCGGAGGGCCACGGCTGGGAGCTCTCGCTCGAGGGGAGCGATACCGGCGGACTACGCCTCGAGTTCACGACGGACGGAAAGGGTCATCCCGACGGCGGGCGATGA
- a CDS encoding helix-turn-helix transcriptional regulator, which translates to MNWILEPVEGASPADALQTTSVGGWIVALGLGVLLAGSGAVAWQRRTEETTSPPSPDHDVPDEPMALTDEERVLRLLDSNGGRMRQTAIVETTGWSKSKTSMLLSEMESEGSISKLRVGRENLISRPGSEPEAMRSPLETGT; encoded by the coding sequence ATGAACTGGATACTCGAACCCGTTGAGGGGGCCTCGCCGGCCGACGCGCTTCAGACGACGTCGGTCGGCGGCTGGATCGTCGCGCTCGGCCTCGGCGTCCTCCTCGCCGGCAGCGGCGCGGTCGCGTGGCAGCGCCGGACCGAGGAAACGACCTCGCCACCGTCGCCGGACCACGACGTACCCGACGAACCGATGGCCCTGACCGACGAGGAGCGCGTGCTCCGGCTGCTCGACTCGAACGGCGGGCGGATGCGCCAGACCGCCATCGTCGAGACGACCGGGTGGTCGAAGTCCAAGACGAGCATGCTGCTCTCGGAGATGGAGTCGGAGGGATCGATCAGCAAACTGCGGGTCGGCCGGGAGAACCTCATCAGCCGGCCCGGTTCCGAGCCGGAGGCGATGCGCTCGCCCCTCGAGACCGGGACGTGA
- a CDS encoding CaiB/BaiF CoA-transferase family protein gives MTGEARDATGEGPLSGLTVVDCSQVLVGPFCTMQLGDLGAEVIKVERPGVGDQTRGWHPPRFSEEGPSAYFASVNRNKRSATLDLGSEEGQAVLRTLAADADVLVENFRVGTMETWGLGYEDLQEVNPELIYCSLSGYGEWGPDSEKPAYDLMIQAEGGMMSITGEDGGDPVRVGVAIADIGAGMYATQSILAALLARELRDAGGQKIDVSLLDAQAAWMSYMATNYFAGGEVPGKMGSAHPTIVPYQAFGTRDGHVVVAAASEKLWRAIGREGLVEDERFVTNADRVENREELVPILEAELGEYTTEEAVSLLTDYDVPARAVNDMADVFGHPQIEARGMRREVEAPSGAIEMPGSPMFLSETPTSIRRHPPELGEHTAEVLREAGYTEGEIDAFREADAI, from the coding sequence ATGACCGGCGAGGCGCGCGACGCGACGGGCGAGGGGCCGCTGTCGGGGCTCACGGTCGTGGACTGTTCGCAGGTGCTCGTGGGCCCGTTCTGTACGATGCAGCTCGGGGACCTCGGCGCGGAGGTCATCAAGGTCGAACGCCCCGGCGTGGGCGATCAGACCCGCGGTTGGCATCCGCCCCGATTCAGCGAGGAGGGCCCGAGCGCCTACTTCGCGAGCGTCAACCGGAACAAGCGCTCGGCCACGCTGGATCTGGGGAGCGAGGAGGGACAGGCGGTCCTGCGGACGCTCGCGGCCGACGCGGACGTCCTCGTCGAGAACTTCCGGGTCGGAACCATGGAGACGTGGGGCTTGGGGTACGAAGACCTCCAGGAAGTGAACCCCGAGCTGATCTACTGCTCGCTGTCGGGCTACGGCGAGTGGGGGCCGGATAGCGAGAAGCCGGCCTACGACCTGATGATCCAGGCCGAGGGCGGGATGATGAGCATCACCGGCGAGGACGGGGGCGATCCCGTTCGGGTGGGCGTCGCCATCGCCGACATCGGCGCGGGGATGTACGCCACCCAGTCGATCCTCGCGGCGCTGCTGGCCCGCGAGCTGCGCGACGCGGGCGGCCAGAAGATCGACGTGAGCCTGCTCGACGCCCAGGCGGCCTGGATGTCCTACATGGCGACGAACTACTTCGCAGGCGGCGAGGTCCCCGGGAAGATGGGCAGCGCCCACCCCACCATCGTCCCCTACCAGGCGTTCGGGACCCGCGACGGCCACGTCGTGGTCGCGGCGGCCTCCGAAAAGCTCTGGCGGGCGATCGGCCGCGAGGGGCTCGTCGAGGACGAGCGCTTCGTGACGAACGCCGACCGGGTCGAGAACCGCGAGGAGCTGGTCCCGATCCTCGAAGCCGAACTCGGGGAGTACACCACCGAGGAGGCGGTCTCCCTGCTGACCGACTACGACGTGCCCGCACGCGCGGTCAACGACATGGCCGACGTCTTCGGCCATCCGCAGATCGAGGCCCGCGGTATGCGTCGGGAAGTCGAAGCCCCGTCGGGGGCGATCGAGATGCCCGGCAGCCCGATGTTCCTCTCGGAAACGCCGACCTCGATCCGCCGCCATCCACCCGAACTCGGCGAGCACACTGCAGAGGTGCTTCGGGAGGCCGGCTATACCGAGGGAGAGATCGACGCCTTCCGCGAGGCCGACGCGATCTGA
- a CDS encoding glutaredoxin family protein, producing MTEVTVYTREDCHLCAEAIGTIEEVADDAGTEVDLTLVDVDEAGLADEYGERVPYVLVDGRPAFKFRVDPDELRACLEGS from the coding sequence ATGACCGAGGTCACCGTCTACACCCGCGAGGACTGCCACCTCTGTGCGGAGGCGATCGGGACGATCGAGGAAGTAGCGGACGACGCCGGAACGGAGGTCGACCTCACGCTCGTCGACGTCGACGAGGCCGGCCTCGCCGACGAGTACGGCGAGCGGGTACCCTACGTCCTGGTCGATGGCCGCCCCGCGTTCAAGTTCCGCGTCGATCCCGACGAGCTGCGCGCCTGTCTGGAGGGCTCGTAG
- a CDS encoding Gfo/Idh/MocA family oxidoreductase, giving the protein MTEQPVRLAVVGLGFMGQVHAENAEEFGHEVVAGTDLDEEVREEFASRFGAATYGEFEEMYAAEELDAVAVSVPNKFHEPAVVAALERDLDVLCEKPLAHTLESAERIAEAARDSKGFCAVNFHNRLSAAVEMVKGYQEDDKFGDVTHIQGNYVRWRGVPGLGTWFTSEELAGGGALVDIGVHAIDFALYILDFPAVEEVMGISRSNFAGREDYADPDDWGTGEGEFDVEDSVTALIRCETGQTISLEIAWAASQEPTNEFLVRGTDAGARLSLGEEELELLETGHQGTDHYVRSELEGSLPETGWAASDELFLESVASGETPELNTVEQALTVQRVIDGIYRSAEEGTSVRLD; this is encoded by the coding sequence ATGACGGAGCAACCGGTTCGCCTCGCGGTCGTCGGGCTCGGCTTCATGGGACAGGTCCACGCGGAGAACGCCGAGGAGTTCGGCCACGAGGTCGTCGCGGGGACCGACCTCGACGAGGAGGTGCGCGAGGAATTCGCCTCGCGCTTCGGGGCCGCGACCTACGGGGAGTTCGAGGAGATGTACGCGGCGGAGGAGCTCGACGCGGTCGCCGTCTCGGTGCCCAACAAGTTCCACGAGCCCGCCGTGGTCGCCGCGCTCGAACGCGACCTCGACGTGCTCTGTGAGAAACCGCTGGCCCACACCTTAGAGAGCGCGGAACGGATCGCCGAGGCCGCCCGCGACTCCAAGGGGTTCTGTGCGGTGAACTTCCACAACCGCCTCTCTGCGGCCGTCGAGATGGTGAAGGGGTATCAGGAGGACGACAAGTTCGGCGACGTCACGCACATCCAGGGCAACTACGTCCGCTGGCGGGGCGTCCCGGGGCTCGGCACGTGGTTCACCTCCGAGGAACTGGCCGGCGGCGGCGCGCTCGTCGACATCGGGGTCCACGCGATCGACTTCGCGCTGTACATCCTCGACTTCCCGGCCGTCGAGGAGGTCATGGGGATCTCGCGGTCGAACTTCGCGGGCCGCGAGGACTACGCCGACCCCGACGACTGGGGGACCGGCGAGGGCGAGTTCGACGTCGAGGACTCGGTGACCGCGCTGATCCGGTGTGAGACCGGCCAGACGATCTCGCTCGAGATCGCGTGGGCGGCCTCCCAGGAGCCGACCAACGAGTTCCTCGTCCGGGGGACCGACGCGGGCGCGCGCCTCAGCCTCGGCGAGGAGGAGCTCGAGCTGCTCGAGACGGGCCACCAGGGCACCGATCACTACGTCCGCTCGGAGCTGGAGGGCAGCCTGCCCGAGACGGGCTGGGCCGCGAGCGACGAGCTGTTCCTCGAGAGCGTCGCGAGCGGCGAGACGCCCGAACTGAACACGGTCGAGCAGGCGCTGACGGTCCAGCGGGTCATCGACGGGATCTATCGGTCTGCCGAAGAAGGGACGTCGGTGCGGCTCGATTAG
- the thiM gene encoding hydroxyethylthiazole kinase, whose translation MTADEPGSEPDPGPDVDLRAMQASIEGTEPLVNAVTNAVTTNDVANTVLHWGGLPVMSDDVREVADMVATAQACLLNMGDVSEDGEETMLTAGRAANDAGIPVVLDPVGVGATPTRTDVAKRLAAELDVAVVKGNYGEISALTGEGATVRGVESVGEYDGIGRTAIACARETGAAVVASGEVDVVADAESAYEVRAGDPMLGRIVGTGCMLGAALSVVAPSLDDPLSAALAGTCAFGLVAERAANGEYGEYAGPASYKTAFLDAMAGFDETGGEDADSRIRRVARAE comes from the coding sequence ATGACGGCCGACGAACCCGGTTCCGAACCCGACCCCGGCCCCGACGTCGACCTCCGGGCGATGCAGGCATCGATCGAGGGAACCGAGCCGCTGGTCAACGCCGTGACCAACGCGGTCACGACCAACGACGTCGCGAACACGGTCCTGCACTGGGGCGGCCTGCCGGTCATGTCGGACGACGTTCGGGAGGTCGCCGACATGGTCGCGACCGCCCAGGCCTGCCTGCTGAACATGGGTGACGTGAGCGAGGACGGCGAGGAGACCATGCTGACGGCGGGTCGGGCGGCCAACGACGCGGGAATCCCGGTCGTACTCGATCCCGTCGGCGTCGGCGCGACCCCGACGCGCACCGACGTCGCAAAGCGGCTGGCCGCGGAGCTCGACGTCGCCGTCGTCAAGGGTAACTACGGCGAGATCAGCGCGCTGACCGGCGAGGGGGCCACCGTCCGGGGCGTCGAGTCCGTCGGCGAGTACGACGGGATCGGACGGACGGCGATCGCCTGTGCCCGCGAGACCGGCGCGGCCGTCGTCGCCTCGGGCGAGGTCGACGTGGTCGCCGACGCCGAGTCGGCCTACGAGGTCCGCGCCGGCGACCCGATGCTGGGGCGGATCGTCGGCACCGGCTGTATGCTGGGCGCGGCGCTCTCGGTCGTCGCCCCGAGCCTCGACGACCCTCTTTCGGCCGCGCTCGCGGGGACCTGTGCGTTCGGGCTCGTGGCCGAACGGGCCGCCAACGGGGAGTACGGCGAGTACGCGGGCCCCGCGAGCTACAAGACGGCCTTCCTCGATGCGATGGCCGGCTTCGACGAGACGGGCGGCGAGGACGCCGACTCCCGGATCCGCCGGGTCGCGCGAGCGGAGTAA
- the thiE gene encoding thiamine phosphate synthase → MNRSYRTYLVTQEDLSVDRSTREVVERAIEGGIDAVQLREKHATARRRYELGRELRELTERAGVDLIVNDRVDVARAVDADGVHLGDDDLPIGVARGILGEGAVIGRSVSTVDAAREAEANGADYLGVGAVFHTSSKDDVADDELAIGVERVREIRGAVGIPLVAIGGITPENAASAVAAGAEGVAVISAITGADDPAAATRELRAAVEDGLEGEE, encoded by the coding sequence GTGAATCGATCCTATCGAACGTATCTCGTCACCCAGGAGGACCTCTCTGTCGACCGTTCGACCCGCGAGGTCGTCGAGCGGGCGATCGAGGGTGGCATCGACGCGGTACAGCTGCGCGAGAAACACGCGACGGCCCGCCGGCGCTACGAACTGGGCCGCGAGCTGCGCGAGCTCACCGAACGGGCAGGCGTCGACCTGATCGTCAACGACCGCGTCGACGTCGCGCGGGCGGTCGACGCCGACGGCGTCCACCTCGGCGACGACGACCTCCCGATCGGGGTCGCGCGCGGGATCCTCGGCGAGGGAGCCGTGATCGGGCGCTCGGTCTCGACCGTCGACGCCGCCCGGGAGGCGGAAGCCAACGGCGCGGACTACCTCGGCGTCGGGGCGGTCTTCCACACGTCCTCGAAGGACGACGTCGCCGACGACGAACTCGCCATCGGCGTCGAGCGCGTCCGGGAGATCCGCGGGGCGGTCGGGATCCCGCTGGTCGCGATCGGCGGAATCACCCCCGAGAACGCCGCGTCGGCGGTCGCGGCCGGCGCCGAGGGCGTCGCGGTCATCTCCGCGATCACCGGCGCGGACGACCCCGCGGCGGCGACCCGCGAGCTGCGGGCGGCCGTCGAGGACGGCCTGGAGGGGGAGGAATGA
- the thyX gene encoding FAD-dependent thymidylate synthase gives MDVTLLEATEDPERVICTAARNDYMSGFVGDQSFEEVMASIDGEGIEEKQETLIGHLLSHGHFGPFEHPQLTIAVKGISRACMAQLTRHRHVSFDVQSMRYVAFDDVDPAEVRNGEMVVVPPSASDPNWIGRNQKSGAVDEETVRERERVFTESVSRSVEEYQELLELGMAPEDARFVLPIGTEVNLVMSMNARMLMHVADMRAAADSQWEIRELTEEVLDIAADWCPITFAYYDEHMKGRKNRLAP, from the coding sequence ATGGACGTCACGCTGCTCGAAGCCACGGAGGACCCCGAACGGGTCATCTGTACGGCCGCGCGGAACGACTACATGAGCGGGTTCGTCGGCGACCAGTCCTTCGAGGAGGTCATGGCGAGCATCGACGGCGAGGGGATCGAGGAGAAACAGGAGACCCTGATCGGCCACCTCCTCTCGCACGGCCACTTCGGCCCGTTCGAACACCCCCAGCTGACGATCGCCGTCAAGGGGATCTCTCGGGCGTGTATGGCTCAGCTCACCAGGCATCGCCACGTCTCCTTCGACGTGCAGTCGATGCGCTACGTCGCCTTCGACGACGTCGATCCCGCCGAGGTACGAAACGGCGAGATGGTCGTCGTCCCGCCCTCCGCGAGCGACCCGAACTGGATCGGGCGCAACCAGAAGAGCGGCGCGGTCGACGAGGAGACGGTGAGGGAACGCGAGCGGGTGTTCACCGAGTCCGTCTCCCGGTCCGTCGAGGAGTACCAGGAGCTTCTCGAGTTGGGGATGGCCCCCGAGGACGCCCGGTTCGTCCTGCCGATCGGCACCGAGGTCAACCTCGTGATGTCGATGAACGCCCGGATGTTGATGCACGTCGCCGACATGCGCGCCGCCGCCGACAGCCAGTGGGAGATCCGCGAGCTGACCGAGGAGGTCCTGGACATCGCCGCCGACTGGTGTCCGATCACCTTCGCGTACTACGACGAGCACATGAAGGGCCGGAAGAACCGCCTCGCGCCATGA
- a CDS encoding SDR family oxidoreductase, whose product METLSFDGRTALITGASSGIGTTSAHALAREGVDIALAARREERLEEIADDLESEHGVETLTVPTDVRDEEAVDAMVEETVERFGGLDVLLNNAGLGRGGDVESLSTEDYRLMQDTNVDGMFFATRAALPHLKESEGNLLFIGSFAGHFPRPSNPVYAATKWWTRGFAHSVQASVGESVAVSVINPSEVRTEFGSASGESFEERFGEGEVTEPEEIADAVVFAAGQRNSTVTELDLYRRDKFSGF is encoded by the coding sequence ATGGAGACCCTATCGTTTGACGGACGGACCGCGCTGATCACCGGCGCGAGCTCGGGCATCGGGACCACGTCGGCGCACGCGCTCGCACGCGAGGGGGTCGACATCGCGCTCGCCGCGCGCCGCGAGGAGCGCCTCGAGGAGATCGCCGACGATCTCGAATCGGAGCACGGCGTCGAGACGTTGACCGTTCCGACGGACGTCCGTGACGAGGAGGCGGTCGACGCGATGGTCGAGGAGACGGTCGAGCGCTTCGGCGGGCTCGACGTCCTGTTGAACAACGCGGGGCTGGGACGGGGCGGCGACGTCGAGTCGCTCTCGACGGAGGACTACCGGCTCATGCAGGACACCAACGTCGACGGGATGTTCTTCGCGACGCGGGCGGCGCTGCCCCATCTGAAGGAGTCGGAGGGGAACCTGCTCTTCATCGGTAGCTTCGCGGGGCATTTCCCCCGGCCGTCGAACCCCGTCTATGCAGCGACCAAGTGGTGGACCCGCGGGTTCGCCCACAGCGTCCAGGCGAGCGTCGGCGAGAGCGTCGCCGTCTCGGTGATCAACCCCAGCGAGGTCCGCACGGAGTTCGGAAGCGCCTCCGGCGAGTCCTTCGAGGAGCGCTTCGGCGAGGGCGAGGTCACCGAGCCCGAGGAGATCGCCGACGCGGTCGTCTTCGCCGCGGGCCAGCGGAACTCGACGGTCACGGAACTCGACCTCTACCGGCGCGACAAGTTCAGCGGCTTCTGA